TCTGCCGATTTTACGCGCTCCTTCCCCTGATGCCCTGACGACCCAGATGCACCCCTCCTGCTCGTAAGCGAGCAGGCGCTCCTCCGGGAGGATCTCCCGTCCCTGCTTAACCGGACCTCCCCGCCCGGGGCCGGCCTCCCGCGCGCCCCGGCACCCGCTCCCTGCAGCCAAAAGCAGCGCGCTGATTAAAAAGCAGAAAAATAAGGACCAGAACTTTCCTCCGTGCCGCTTGCTTCCTCCCAACTTCACCATCTCCTTACAGAATTTCCATTTTTATTCGCCGCCCAAGGTCCAGATCCTGCTTCAACCGTTCTCCCTGGTTCCCCGCTCCTTTTATGTTTAGTTTTCCAATCAAATTCAGATTAAGGAAGGACACCCCGGGAAAAGATAAAAATAAATTTTGATTGGACAGCAACCGGCAAGAGATGGTAAAATTGGGTAAACAACATGAAAGGAGAGTGCGGGCCGTGCGTGTCTTGCTGGTTTACCCCAGGTACCCGGAGAGCTTCTGGAGCTTCAAGTACGCCCTCAAGTTCATCAGCAAAAAGGCCGCCTATCCCCCGCTGGGGCTCTTAACCGTTGCCGCGATGCTCCCCCCCGGCTGGGAAAAAAGGCTGATCGACCTGAACGTGAAAAGGCTCACCGACGAGGACCTGATATGGGCCGACTGCGTCTTCATCAGCGCGATGGCGATCCAGAGAAGCTCCGTCAATGAAATCCTGGCGCGCTGCAAATCCCTGGGAGTCAAGACCGTGGCGGGAGGGCCCCTCTTCACCACCGAACCTGAAGCCTTTGAAGAGGCCGACCACCTGGTCCTGAACGAAGCCGAAGCCACGCTCCCCGCGTTTCTGGAGGATCTGGAAAAAGGGTGCGCCCGGCACATTTACACAAGCAGCGAAAGGCCCGACCTGTCCAGGACGCCAGCGCCGGCGTGGGAGCTCATCGACTTCCGGGACTACGCTTCCATGAGCATCCAGTTTTCAAGGGGCTGCCCTTACGACTGCGAGTTCTGCAACATCACCTCACTGTACGGGCGCAGGCCCCGTTTAAAGAGCAGGGAGCAGCTGCTGCGGGAGCTGGACTCCCTTTACGGGCACGGCTGGCGGGGGAGCGTCTTCGTCGTCGACGACAACTTCATCGGCAACAAGGCCAGACTGAAGAAAGAGGTCCTCCCGGCCCTGATCGAGTGGATGGAAAGGCGCAGGCACCCGTTTTCTTTCATCACGGAGACCTCGATCAACCTGGCGGATGACGAAGAGCTGATGGATCTGATGAGGAGGGCAGGATTCACCCACGTCTTCATCGGGATCGAGACGCCAAGCGAGGAGAGCCTGAGGGAATGCAACAAGTTCCACAACATGAACCGGAACCTCCTCGCCTCGGTAAAAAAGATCCAGAACCACGGCTTCCAGGTAAGCGCAGGGTTCATCGTGGGCTTCGACAGCGACACCCCCTCCATCTTCGAGAGGCAAATCAGCTTCATCCAGAAGAGCGGAATCGTCACCGCCATGGTCGGCCTGCTCAACGCCCCCAGGGGAACGCGATTATTTGAACGCCTGAAAAGAGAAAAGCGGCTGCTGCCCAACTTCTCGGGCAACAACACCGACTTTTCCCTCAACTTCATTCCTAAAATGAATCCCCAGATGCTGCTGGAGGGCTACAGGAAGATCGTCACGACCATCTACTCCCCGGGGCCTTACTACGAGCGGATCTGGGAGTTTTTCAAAGAATTCAAGCCCGCAAGAAGGGCGAGAATCACCCAGCTTCGGCTCTGCTACCTGGCGGCCCTCTTCAAGGCGATGTTCTACCTGGGAATCCTCGATAAGGGAAGAAGGCATTACTGGAAGCTTCTTCTGAAGACCCTTGTGCGGCGCCCGCGCTTCCTTCCGGATGCCATTACCTTTGCAATTTACGGCTTCCACTTCCGAAAAATTTTCAACACCCAACCTGCCGCTCAAGCAGGCAAATAAGCCCGGGTTTTCGCGCGGCTACAGGCGGATCCGCTGCCAGCGCCCCCGCTGAAACTGGGCAGTGATCAGCAGGGCGCGAACCAGCCAGTCGAAAGCGGTAATCAGCCAGATGACGGGAAGCCCAAAGGAAAAAACGTAAATCGAGAGGTAGAAAAGGGGAAGGCGCAGGAGCCAGGTGCTCAGGACCGTAATCAACATCGGGGTGCGGGTATCCCCCGCCCCCCGCAGGGCGCCGGCCAGAACCATCTCCAGAGCAATGGTCGGCTGCTCGAAGGCGGCAATCCGGAGGCACAGGGAGCCCAGGGCAACCACACTCGGGTCCCGGGCAAAAACCCGGATCACATACTCCGGAAGAAAAAGAAATGTAAGGGAAATTCCGCACATCACAAGAAGGGCGATTTTCGCGGCCTCCCAGCCATGGCGGTGCGCCTGGGCGTACTTTCGCGCCCCCAGGCTCTGCCCCACCAGCGTGGTGGCGGCCACCGCGAAGCCGTAGCCGGGCATGTAGGACAGGGATTCTGCCGTCAGCGCCACCTGGTGCGCGGCAAAGGCCAGAGTGCCCAGGCCGGCCAGCATGAGGCTCCCGACAATTCTGCCCAGGCTGAGAAGCGCTTCTTCGAAACCTGCAGGAACGCTCAGCTTGAAAATCCTGGAGATCAACACCCTATCGATGCTGATGAAATCGGTAAAGCGGACCCTGAGAGGGGTCAGCCCCGAGGCCAGCAGGTACAAAACCAGGATGCACCCCACGGTTTGGGCAAAGGCCGTGGCAAGGGCCGCGCCCCGGACGCCCAGAGCAGGGAAACCGAATTTCCCGAAGATCAAAACGTAGTCTGCCCCAACGTGAAGGAGATTGGTGAACCCTGCAACCAGCAGGGGGATTTTGGTGAGCCCGGCGCCCCGAAAGATTCCGTTGCCGACGAAAAGCAAAAGGGCAAAAGCAGCAGGGGTCCCGGCGATCTGGAGGTAGCCGGCCGCAAGCCGCCGGACCTGGAATTCAAAGCGAAACAGGTTCAAGATCTGCGGGGCAAAAAAGAGCGCGACGAGCCCGAACCCTGCTCCGATCAAAAGGGCAAGGAAGAGGGCCTGCCCCGCGACCCGGCTCGCCCGCTCCCGATCCCCGGCTCCGACGGCACGGGCGATCAGGGCGGTTGCTCCTGCCGCCAGGGCAGAAAAAACGAAAAGAGCCGAAAAATAAAGCTGCGCACCCAGACCGACGGCAGCCAGGGCCCGGGGGCCGAGACGGCCCACAAAGGCCACATCCACGATGTCCAGGAGCATGTAGAGCATCATTTCCAGCACAGCCGGCCAGGCCAGGGCAAAGATCTTTCTTCTGATCATGGACCCATCTCCTGGAGTTTATTATTTCTTGCCCCGCCCGGGTTCTTCCTCTTTCCGGCGCCTTCTTCCCATCTACATCACGGCCGCATCAGTTCCCTGC
The window above is part of the Bacillota bacterium genome. Proteins encoded here:
- a CDS encoding DUF4070 domain-containing protein codes for the protein MRVLLVYPRYPESFWSFKYALKFISKKAAYPPLGLLTVAAMLPPGWEKRLIDLNVKRLTDEDLIWADCVFISAMAIQRSSVNEILARCKSLGVKTVAGGPLFTTEPEAFEEADHLVLNEAEATLPAFLEDLEKGCARHIYTSSERPDLSRTPAPAWELIDFRDYASMSIQFSRGCPYDCEFCNITSLYGRRPRLKSREQLLRELDSLYGHGWRGSVFVVDDNFIGNKARLKKEVLPALIEWMERRRHPFSFITETSINLADDEELMDLMRRAGFTHVFIGIETPSEESLRECNKFHNMNRNLLASVKKIQNHGFQVSAGFIVGFDSDTPSIFERQISFIQKSGIVTAMVGLLNAPRGTRLFERLKREKRLLPNFSGNNTDFSLNFIPKMNPQMLLEGYRKIVTTIYSPGPYYERIWEFFKEFKPARRARITQLRLCYLAALFKAMFYLGILDKGRRHYWKLLLKTLVRRPRFLPDAITFAIYGFHFRKIFNTQPAAQAGK
- a CDS encoding MATE family efflux transporter, yielding MIRRKIFALAWPAVLEMMLYMLLDIVDVAFVGRLGPRALAAVGLGAQLYFSALFVFSALAAGATALIARAVGAGDRERASRVAGQALFLALLIGAGFGLVALFFAPQILNLFRFEFQVRRLAAGYLQIAGTPAAFALLLFVGNGIFRGAGLTKIPLLVAGFTNLLHVGADYVLIFGKFGFPALGVRGAALATAFAQTVGCILVLYLLASGLTPLRVRFTDFISIDRVLISRIFKLSVPAGFEEALLSLGRIVGSLMLAGLGTLAFAAHQVALTAESLSYMPGYGFAVAATTLVGQSLGARKYAQAHRHGWEAAKIALLVMCGISLTFLFLPEYVIRVFARDPSVVALGSLCLRIAAFEQPTIALEMVLAGALRGAGDTRTPMLITVLSTWLLRLPLFYLSIYVFSFGLPVIWLITAFDWLVRALLITAQFQRGRWQRIRL